The DNA window AGTGGGAGCGGTTCTTGAGACCGTGACTGCGTACCTTTTGTATAATGGGTCAGCGACTTACATTTAGTAGCGAGGTTAAGCGAATAGCGGAGCCGTAGGGAAACCGAGTGTTAACTGCGCGTTTAGTTGCTAGGTGTAGACCCGAAACCCGGTGATCTAGCCATGGGCAGGTTGAAGGTTGAGTAACATCAACTGGAGGACCGAACCGACTAATGTTGAAAAATTAGCGGATGACTTGTGGCTGGGGGTGAAAGGCCAATCAAACCGGGAGATATCTGGTTCTCCTCGAAAGCTATTTAGGTAGCGCCTCGGACGAACACCTTTGGGGGTAGAGCACTGTTAAGGCTAGGGGGTCATCCCGACTTACCAACCCTTTGCAAACTCCGAATACCAAAGAGTGCTATCCGGGAGACAGACGGCGGGTGCTAACGTCCGTCGTCAAAAGGGAAACAACCCAGACCGTCAGCTAAGGTCCCAAAGTAATTGCTAAGTGGGAAACGATGTGGGAAGGCTTAGACAGCTAGGATGTTGGCTTAGAAGCAGCCATCATTTAAAGAAAGCGTAATAGCTCACTAGTCGAGTCGGCCTGCGCGGAAGATGTAACGGGGCTAAGCAATTCACCGAAGCTACGGGTGTGCACGATAACGTGTACGCGGTAGAGGAGCGTTCTGTAAGCCGTTGAAGGTGAAGGGGTAACCCACACTGGAGGTATCAGAAGTGCGAATGCTGACATGAGTAACGATAAAGGGGGTGAAAAACCCCCTCGCCGAAAGACCAAGGGTTCCTGTCCAACGTTAATCGGGGCAGGGTGAGTCGACCCCTAAGGCGAGGCCGAAAGGCGTAGTCGATGGGAAACGGGTTAATATTCCCGTACTTCTGCTAACTGCGATGGAGAGACGGAGAAGGCTAGGCCAGCACGGCGTTGGTTGTCCGTGTTTAAGGTGGTAGGTGGTGTGCTTAGGCAAATCCGGGCACACATACACCGAGAGCTGATGACGAGGTGCTACGGCACTGAAGTGGTTGATGCCAGGCTTCCAGGAAAATCTTCTAAGCTTCAGGTTAGCAGGAATCGTACCCCAAACCGACACAGGTGGTCGGGTAGAGAATACCAAGGCGCTTGAGAGAACTCGGCTGAAGGAACTAGGCAAAATGGTACCGTAACTTCGGGAGAAGGTACGCTGCTGTTGGTGGAGGGACTTGCTCCCCGAGCTGACGGCAGTCGCAGATACCAGGTGGCTGCAACTGTTTATCAAAAACACAGCACTGTGCAAACTCGCAAGAGGAAGTATACGGTGTGACGCCTGCCCGGTGCCGGAAGGTTAATTGATTGGGTTATCGCAAGAGAAGCTCATGATCGAAGCCCCGGTAAACGGCGGCCGTAACTATAACGGTCCTAAGGTAGCGAAATTCCTTGTCGGGTAAGTTCCGACCTGCACGAATGGCGTAATGATGGCCACGCTGTCTCCAGCCGAGACTCAGTGAAGTTGAAATTGCGGTGAAGATGCCGTATACCCGCGGCTAGACGGAAAGACCCCGTGAACCTTTACTATAGCTTGGCACTGAACATTGACCCTACATGTGTAGGATAGGTGGGAGACTTTGAAGCGGGAACGCCAGTTCTCGTGGAGTCGTCCTTGAAATACCACCCTTGTAGTGTTGATGTTCTAACCTGGGCCCCTAATCGGGGTTAGGGACAGTGCCTGGTGGGTAGTTTGACTGGGGCGGTCTCCTCCCAAAGAGTAACGGAGGAGCACGAAGGTTGGCTAAGTACGGTCGGACATCGTACGGTTAGTGTAATGGCATAAGCCAGCTTAACTGCGAGACAGACACGTCGAGCAGGTACGAAAGTAGGTCATAGTGATCCGGTGGTTCTGAATGGAAGGGCCATCGCTCAACGGATAAAAGGTACTCCGGGGATAACAGGCTGATACCGCCCAAGAGTTCATATCGACGGCGGTGTTTGGCACCTCGATGTCGGCTCATCACATCCTGGGGCTGAAGTCGGTCCCAAGGGTATGGCTGTTCGCCATTTAAAGTGGTACGCGAGCTGGGTTCAGAACGTCGTGAGACAGTTCGGTCCCTATCTGCCGTGGGCGTTGGATGATTGAGGGGAGTTGCTCCTAGTACGAGAGGACCGGAGTGAACGAACCGCTGGTGTTCGGGTTGTCATGCCAATGGCATTGCCCGGTAGCTACGTTCGGAATCGATAACCGCTGAAAGCATCTAAGCGGGAAGCGAGCCCCAAGATGAGTCATCCCTTGGACCTAGAGTCCACATAAGAGCCGTTCGAGACCAGGACGTTGATAGGTCAGGTGTGTAAGCGTTGTGAGGCGTTGAGCTAACTGATACTAATGACTCGAGAGGCTTAACCATACAACCCAGATGGGTTTTACTGAAAATGTTCTACTTTAAAATGCTCCAAGCATTTAAAGTATTTCCTACATCCTTGTAGGTCACCACATTTTCCAGCACTTCCTCCTTCCCTGGAGGTCGTGCGAAGAATATCCAAACTTGATTGAAGTCGAGACTCAAAGCTCAACAGAGCAGCAGCACAGAATTTCCGGTCGCTTAGCTCAGCCGGGAGAGCACCTCCCTTACAAGGAGGGGGTCACTGGTTCGATCCCAGTAGCGACCACCATATTTCACTGCACAGCTTTCCAAATTACCAATTTGTCTGGTGACAATAGCATTGTGGTCCCACCTGATCCCATTCCGAACTCAGAAGTGAAACGCAATCGCGCCGATGGTAGTGTGGGGTCTCCCCATGTGAGAGTAGGTCATCGCCAGATGCCTAATAAGACGAAAAGGCCACCCAAACGGGTGGCCTTTTTGCTTTCAGCTTCTCAAATAGCAGCCTTTCAGGGCAACACTTGTTAGCCCTTGGGGTGTGTTCTGCTGTGTTAGCGGCTAGAATGGGGCTTTCCATTCTCAGCCGGATATAAGATGTTCCCCAGCGTTTCCCTCAAATCCTTCAATACATTTGGCCTGTCGCAGTCTTGTAACAGGCTGGAACGCATCCAATCCCAGGATCAGCTATTAACAGTTTTACGTGAACTCAAGCAAAGTAACGCGCCTTTCTTGGTTCTGGGTGGTGGCAGTAATGTGGTGTTCACCGAGGACTATGACGGCACTGTGTTGCAAATGGCAATTCAAGGCATTCAGGTTTATGAAGAAGAGGAATGCTTTCGGTTGGAGGTGGCTGCAGGCGTAAATTGGCACCAACTGGTGTGTTTTACCCTGGAAAACGGTATGCCGGGGTTGGAAAATTTAGCATTGATCCCGGGTACCGCCGGTGCTGCGCCAATTCAGAATATCGGAGCCTACGGTGTTGAGTTTTGCGATGTCTGTGACTGGGTGGAATATCTGGACATAGCGTCGATGACGAAGCACAGGATAACGGCGGCCGAATGCCATTTTGGCTACCGTGATTCTATTTTCAAACATGCACTGAAAGATAAAGTGATCATCTGTGGCATTGGCATTCGTCTGGCGAAAGCCTGGTCGCCAAAGGTCTCTTATGGGCCGCTCAGCGAGTTGCCAGCTAAAGATCTCACTCCCAAAGCTGTCTTTGATCGGGTAGTCGCCATTCGGCGGCAGAAGTTGCCGGATCCCGAAGTGCTGGGCAATGCCGGTAGTTTTTTCAAAAACCCTATAGTCGAGGCAGCGCAATACGCCGAACTTGCGGTACGTTTCCCACAGATCGTCGGTTATGGCATGGAAGACGGGCGGGTCAAGTTGGCTGCAGGCTGGTTGATTGAACAAGCTGGCTTGAAGGGTTTTAAACTCGGCCAGGCCGGAGTGCACGAACAACAGGCCCTGGTTTTGGTGAATCTCGGCTCTGCAACGGGGGCTGATATTTGCGCGCTGGCGCGATTGGTGATGCAAAAGGTGCTGGAAAAGTTTGGTGTGCGGCTGGAGGCTGAGCCGAATATCATAGGACATCAACAGCTGGAGGCCGAAAATGAGTGAACACTGGCAACGTAAACGCGAAATTCTGGCATTGATGGCGGCCGGTGACTTTGTTTCCGGGGAACTTTTGGCTGAAAAGTTGGGTATCAGTCGCAGCGCCATCAATAAGCATATGGATGGGCTTGCAGACTATGGGGTGTCCTTGTTCAGCGTTAAGGGAAAGGGATACAAATTAGCTTCGCCTGTGTCCCTTATCGACCCTGTCAGACTCAAGCAGGGCATAGGCAAAAGGTGCTTCTATTTCGATGAAACTGACAGCACCAATGCGTTTATGCTGCAGCATGCCGATGAGCTGGAAAGTGGCGACCTTTGCGTTGCCGAGTATCAATCCAGTGGCAGGGGAAGGCGGGGGCGCAGCTGGGTATCGCCCTATGGCAGCCACCTGTATTTTTCATTGTTCTGGTCTCTCCCTGAGTTGTCAAAGGCCATGGGTTTAAGCCTGGTGGCCGGTTGCGCTCTGGCCAAGGTGTTGGCGGACTTGGGCGTTGAGGAATTGGGGTTGAAATGGCCCAATGACCTTTATTTTCAAGGTCGCAAGTTGGCCGGCATCCTGGTGGAAATTAAGGGGCAGGCCGATGGCGAGTGCCAACTGGTGATTGGCATAGGTGTTAATCTTGCCATGCCCATGAGCCAAGCTGAGAAAATTGACCAGCCCTGGAGTGACTTACAATCGACGGAAAGGATGCCCGATAAGACATCTCTGACCCTGGCTTTGCACAGCCAATTATGCAGGGATTTAGAGCTTTTTGAACGGGAAGGTCTTTGCGCTTTCCAGAGCCGTTGGTCAGCTGCCGATGAGTTTGCCGGCAAACCGGTTGAACTGTTGATGGCCGACAGGCGCATCGCCGGGATCTGTCGCGGAATAGATGAACAAGGTGCCCTGCTGCTTGAGACGGATGCCGGCCTGCAGAGTTTTATCGGCGGTGAAATCAGTCTGAGGGCCGGGCATTGACCGGTCAAAGCGACTTATTTACGCAGTAGCACCTGTTCCATCTGGTGATTTTGTCCCTTGCGCAATATCAGATGCGCCCGCTCCCGGGTGGGTTGGATATTTTGCCTCAGGTTGGGGCCGTTGATGCTGTCCCAGATCTGTGCGGCGGTGTCGACAGCCTCGTTGTCACTCAGTGCCGCATAATGATGGAAGTAGGAACGTTCGTCGGCAAAGGCACCGCTGCGGAATTGCAGAAAACGTTCTATATACCATTGCTTCAGTAAATCCTCTTCGGCGTCCACATAGATGGAAAAGTCCACAAAGTCTGACACAAATGGCCGACGGATATCCACATGGGCATCCAAGCCGGTTTGCAATACGTTAAGGCCTTCCAGGATCAGTATGTCCGGTTTATTGATGATCTGGTGCTGGTCTTTGATGCGGTCGTAGCTGAGGTGCGAATAAATCGGTGCTTTGACCTCAGTCTTGCCGGATTTCACCGCAGAGATAAATTCTATCAGCATCCGCCCATCGTAGCTTTCCGGAAAACCTTTGCGCTTGAGCAGACCTTTTCGTTTTAGCTCGTTCAGAGGGTAAAGAAAGCCATCGGTAGTCAATAGGTCGACCTTGGGATGCTCAGGCCATTGCTGCAGCAAGGCTTGCAGTATGCGTGCTGTGGTGCTCTTGCCGACGGCAACACTGCCGGCGATGCTGATGATATAGGGGCTGTCGGTGGGTTTTCGGCCAAGGAAGGCATTGAGTATGACGCCTCTCTGCTGCTTGGAACCCACTATAAGGTTAAGCAAGCGGCTTAAGGGCAAATAGATGTCCGTGACCTCTGACAAGGAAATGCGTTCATTGATACCACGCAGGTGGCTGAGATCGCCTTCGTTAAGCGTCAAGGGGACCGAGTTCCTGAGTTCGGCCCATTGGTTGCGGTCGAAGTTCAAGTAGAGGGCCTGCTGGGTCTGGTTATTATTCATGCACTTTCCTTACCTTAGGCTGGGCACAGTACACCAGCTCCGGAAGCGGCACAATAGTGACGAATAACCCTTAACGCGGATTGTTGTGGTGCCAGGGTGGAAGACGTGCAAAAAAGCGCCGCTTGGCACTTTTTTTGGCGAAATTGCGATTTTTCTGTTGCACTCATGGCGACATTTACCTAATATCCGCTACCGAAATGACATGCCGGCATAGCTCAGTTGGTAGAGCAACTGACTTGTAATCAGTAGGTCCCGAGTTCGACTCTTGGTGCCGGCACCATTTTACTGGAGGGGTTCCCGAGTGGCCAAAGGGATCAGACTGTAAATCTGACGGCTCCGCCTTCGAAGGTTCGAATCCTTCTCCCTCCACCATTTTCCTAGGTACTAGGTGGCCAAAGTTAGGTTGTGCGGGCATCGTATAATGGTATTACTCCAGCCTTCCAAGCTGATAACGCGGGTTCGATTCCCGCTGCCCGCTCCAATTTAAGATGCTGATATGGCTCAGGTGGTAGAGCGCATCCTTGGTAAGGATGAGGTCGGCAGTTCGAATCTGCCTATCAGCACCAGCCTCTCTTTATAAATGCTACTTTTACCTAATGTAAACGGTTCGATGTCAGTTGATGACATCGGATTTTTTCTATATACAGGTTTTCATCACCAAGTATCTTGGATTGAGGCAATACCATGGCTAAAGCTAAATTTGAACGTTCCAAACCCCACGTAAACGTGGGCACCATCGGTCACGTTGACCATGGTAAAACCACTCTGACTGCTGCTATCTCCCACGTGCTGGCCAAGCACTACGGTGGTGAGGCGAAGGACTTCTCTCAAATCGACAACGCTCCAGAAGAGCGTGAGCGCGGTATTACCATCAATACCTCTCACATCGAATACGATACTCCTACTCGCCACTACGCCCACGTAGACTGCCCAGGCCACGCTGACTATGTTAAAAACATGATCACCGGTGCTGCCCAGATGGACGGCGCAATCCTGGTAGTAGCTGCGACCGACGGTCCAATGCCACAAACTCGTGAGCACATCCTGCTGTCTCGTCAGGTAGGCGTACCTTTCATCATCGTGTTCATGAACAAGTGTGACATGGTAGATGACGAAGAGCTGCTGGAACTGGTTGAGATGGAAGTTCGCGAACTGCTGTCTGAATACGACTTCCCAGGTGATGACCTGCCAGTAATCCAAGGTTCTGCTCTGAAGGCCCTGGAAGGCGACGCTGCTTGGGAAGGTAAGATCCTCGAGCTGGCCGAAGCTCTGGATACCTATATCCCTGAGCCAGAGCGTGACATCGATAAGCCATTCCTGCTGCCAATCGAAGACGTATTCTCAATCTCTGGTCGTGGTACTGTAGTAACCGGTCGTGTTGAGCGTGGTATCATCAACGTAGGTAACGAAGTTGAAATCGTGGGTATCCACGACACCACCAAGACCACCTGTACCGGTGTTGAAATGTTCCGCAAGCTGCTGGACGAAGGCCGTGCCGGTGAGAACGTAGGTGTTCTGCTGCGTGGTACCAAGCGTGATGAAGTAGAGCGTGGTCAAGTACTGGCCAAGCCTGGTTCAATCAACCCACACACTACTTTTGAATCAGAAGTATACGTTCTGTCAAAAGAAGAAGGTGGTCGTCACACTCCATTCTTCAAAGGCTACCGTCCACAGTTCTACTTCCGTACAACTGACGTGACCGGTACCATCGAACTGCCAGAAGGCGTAGAGATGGTAATGCCTGGTGACAACATCAAGATGGTTGTTACCTTGATCTGCCCAATCGCAATGGACGAAGGTCTGCGCTTCGCAATCCGTGAAGGCGGCCGTACCGTTGGTGCTGGTGTAGTAGCCAAGATCATCAAGTAATCTCGATTGCTTGAAAAAGGCGACCTCAGGGTCGCCTTTTTGTTTTGTGACAATTGGATAGCCTTACGCCCCCTGGCTAATCCATCTGCATTTTTGCCACTTCACAGCCTTGCGCCGCCGGTTGAATAAGAATACAATCTATGGCCGATTTTTAAGCCCTGAGCCTGTCGTTTCCGGCAATTCATGGCGAGTTCGGAAAATGGGGCAGATCCCGGTAACTATCGGGATTAGGGTGCCTGGCTCAGGCCGTATTGAGTAACGGAATTAACCGATGACAACTAATACTGAAAACCAGGGAAGTTCTCTGGATCTCGTTAAGTGGGGGGTGGCAATCCTGTTGCTGGCCGCTGCTGTAATTGGCAACCAAATGTACAGTGAGGCCAGCGTTGTAGTGCGGGCCCTGGCAGTAATTGTGGCATTTGCCATCGCAGCATTTGTTGCGTTGCAGACCGAAAAAGGCAAACAAGCCTTGGCTTTTGCCCGCG is part of the Shewanella cyperi genome and encodes:
- the murB gene encoding UDP-N-acetylmuramate dehydrogenase, encoding MFPSVSLKSFNTFGLSQSCNRLERIQSQDQLLTVLRELKQSNAPFLVLGGGSNVVFTEDYDGTVLQMAIQGIQVYEEEECFRLEVAAGVNWHQLVCFTLENGMPGLENLALIPGTAGAAPIQNIGAYGVEFCDVCDWVEYLDIASMTKHRITAAECHFGYRDSIFKHALKDKVIICGIGIRLAKAWSPKVSYGPLSELPAKDLTPKAVFDRVVAIRRQKLPDPEVLGNAGSFFKNPIVEAAQYAELAVRFPQIVGYGMEDGRVKLAAGWLIEQAGLKGFKLGQAGVHEQQALVLVNLGSATGADICALARLVMQKVLEKFGVRLEAEPNIIGHQQLEAENE
- the birA gene encoding bifunctional biotin--[acetyl-CoA-carboxylase] ligase/biotin operon repressor BirA codes for the protein MSEHWQRKREILALMAAGDFVSGELLAEKLGISRSAINKHMDGLADYGVSLFSVKGKGYKLASPVSLIDPVRLKQGIGKRCFYFDETDSTNAFMLQHADELESGDLCVAEYQSSGRGRRGRSWVSPYGSHLYFSLFWSLPELSKAMGLSLVAGCALAKVLADLGVEELGLKWPNDLYFQGRKLAGILVEIKGQADGECQLVIGIGVNLAMPMSQAEKIDQPWSDLQSTERMPDKTSLTLALHSQLCRDLELFEREGLCAFQSRWSAADEFAGKPVELLMADRRIAGICRGIDEQGALLLETDAGLQSFIGGEISLRAGH
- the coaA gene encoding type I pantothenate kinase, giving the protein MNNNQTQQALYLNFDRNQWAELRNSVPLTLNEGDLSHLRGINERISLSEVTDIYLPLSRLLNLIVGSKQQRGVILNAFLGRKPTDSPYIISIAGSVAVGKSTTARILQALLQQWPEHPKVDLLTTDGFLYPLNELKRKGLLKRKGFPESYDGRMLIEFISAVKSGKTEVKAPIYSHLSYDRIKDQHQIINKPDILILEGLNVLQTGLDAHVDIRRPFVSDFVDFSIYVDAEEDLLKQWYIERFLQFRSGAFADERSYFHHYAALSDNEAVDTAAQIWDSINGPNLRQNIQPTRERAHLILRKGQNHQMEQVLLRK
- the tuf gene encoding elongation factor Tu → MAKAKFERSKPHVNVGTIGHVDHGKTTLTAAISHVLAKHYGGEAKDFSQIDNAPEERERGITINTSHIEYDTPTRHYAHVDCPGHADYVKNMITGAAQMDGAILVVAATDGPMPQTREHILLSRQVGVPFIIVFMNKCDMVDDEELLELVEMEVRELLSEYDFPGDDLPVIQGSALKALEGDAAWEGKILELAEALDTYIPEPERDIDKPFLLPIEDVFSISGRGTVVTGRVERGIINVGNEVEIVGIHDTTKTTCTGVEMFRKLLDEGRAGENVGVLLRGTKRDEVERGQVLAKPGSINPHTTFESEVYVLSKEEGGRHTPFFKGYRPQFYFRTTDVTGTIELPEGVEMVMPGDNIKMVVTLICPIAMDEGLRFAIREGGRTVGAGVVAKIIK
- the secE gene encoding preprotein translocase subunit SecE, with translation MTTNTENQGSSLDLVKWGVAILLLAAAVIGNQMYSEASVVVRALAVIVAFAIAAFVALQTEKGKQALAFARESQIEVRKVIWPTRKEALTTTYIVLAATGVLAIVLWGLDAVLLKIVNLITGV